In Elaeis guineensis isolate ETL-2024a chromosome 1, EG11, whole genome shotgun sequence, a genomic segment contains:
- the LOC140852554 gene encoding probable receptor-like protein kinase At1g11050 translates to MWGSVFFLVFLLASPAPAVEADECPLDLNYVRTFPWNPSSCVSPITNINGCCTTLLSLYGISLAQRVRDTGHFRLPNVTASAACLDDFRSNLSALSLPSNIVTKCFPNPQSFVISPDFCDGIETVKNWTAKLGSTPDLDSACRPDLSVATQCSACLDAGFAVNSKLTALDGNASHANNCFKLTVTYAAGIVNQYGPEDTRSAGCILGLALSSTSSQSHSKSNPAAIAAPIAAALALVLLLFALGFYLRRSRSKKKRNFSLDSQERSSNSRSHPRPNTGSISYDIKELEKATGYFSQRNFIGRGGFGVVYKGTLADGSLVAIKKVLEPDLESGDEEFRNEVDIISHLRHRNLVPLQGCCITDDYDVIEEGKQRYLVYDYMPNGSLADHIFTSSSSSSMNGNGYSGRNKPPLSWPQRKNIILDVAKGLAYLHYGVKPAIYHRDIKATNILLDGEMRARVADFGLARQSREGQSHLTTRVAGTHGYLAPEYALYGQLTEKSDVYSFGVLVLEIMSGRNALDTSAESNLVLITDWAWTLVKSGRAEEVLDAALVSEGNPKGIMERFVLVGILCAHVMVALRPTISEALRMLEGDIDVPAIPDRPMPLSHGSPFGEGGAFTASPALSGFCLNTGYMLR, encoded by the coding sequence ATGTGGGGATCGGTATTCTTCTTAGTATTCCTGCTGGCATCGCCGGCGCCGGCGGTGGAGGCGGACGAGTGCCCGCTGGACCTGAACTACGTCCGGACGTTCCCCTGGAACCCCTCCTCCTGCGTCTCCCCGATCACGAACATAAACGGCTGCTGCACGACGCTGCTGAGCCTCTACGGCATCTCCCTCGCCCAGCGCGTCCGCGACACTGGCCACTTCCGCCTCCCCAACGTCACTGCCTCCGCCGCCTGCCTCGACGACTTCCGCTCCAACCTCTccgccctctccctcccctccaaCATCGTCACGAAGTGCTTCCCCAACCCGCAGAGCTTCGTCATCTCCCCCGACTTCTGCGACGGCATCGAAACCGTCAAGAACTGGACCGCCAAGCTCGGCTCCACCCCCGACCTCGACTCCGCCTGCCGCCCCGACCTCTCCGTCGCCACCCAGTGCTCTGCCTGCCTCGACGCCGGCTTCGCCGTCAACTCCAAGCTCACCGCACTCGACGGTAACGCCTCCCACGCCAACAACTGCTTCAAACTCACCGTCACTTACGCCGCTGGCATCGTCAACCAGTACGGCCCCGAGGACACCCGCTCCGCCGGCTGCATCCTTGGCCTCGCTCTCTCCTCCACTTCTTCCCAATCTCACTCCAAATCCAACCCCGCCGCCATCGCCGCCCCCATAGCCGCCGCCCTTGCCCTCGTTCTCCTCCTCTTCGCCCTTGGATTCTATCTCCGGCGCTCCAGATCCAAGAAAAAGAGGAACTTTTCTTTAGACAGCCAGGAGCGGAGCTCGAATTCCAGATCCCATCCCCGGCCCAACACTGGATCCATCTCGTACGATATCAAAGAATTGGAGAAGGCCACGGGTTACTTCTCTCAGAGGAACTTCATCGGGCGTGGAGGATTCGGGGTCGTCTACAAGGGGACGCTCGCCGACGGGAGCCTGGTGGCCATCAAGAAGGTGCTGGAGCCGGACTTGGAAAGCGGCGACGAGGAATTCCGGAACGAGGTGGATATCATCAGCCACCTCCGGCACCGGAATTTGGTGCCTCTGCAAGGCTGCTGCATCACCGACGACTACGACGTCATCGAGGAAGGGAAGCAGAGGTACTTGGTTTATGACTACATGCCCAATGGGAGTCTCGCCGACCACATcttcacctcctcctcctcctcctctatgaATGGCAATGGCTATTCTGGAAGAAATAAGCCACCTTTGAGCTGGCCGCAGAGGAAGAACATCATACTGGATGTGGCCAAGGGGCTGGCGTACCTCCACTATGGAGTGAAGCCGGCGATCTACCATAGAGATATCAAGGCCACCAATATTCTACTGGATGGAGAGATGAGGGCGAGGGTGGCCGACTTCGGGCTCGCGAGGCAGAGCAGGGAGGGGCAGTCCCACCTCACCACCAGGGTCGCCGGGACTCATGGCTACCTGGCTCCCGAGTACGCGCTCTATGGGCAGCTCACAGAGAAGAGTGATGTTTATAGCTTTGGAGTGTTGGTGCTGGAGATCATGAGTGGGAGGAATGCTCTGGATACATCGGCGGAGTCGAACTTGGTGCTCATCACCGACTGGGCATGGACGCTGGTCAAGTCCGGGAGGGCGGAGGAGGTGCTGGATGCGGCGCTGGTGAGCGAAGGTAACCCAAAAGGGATCATGGAGAGGTTCGTGCTGGTGGGGATTTTGTGTGCTCATGTGATGGTGGCGCTCCGGCCGACGATCTCAGAGGCGCTGAGGATGCTGGAAGGTGATATCGATGTGCCGGCGATACCGGACCGGCCGATGCCGCTCAGCCATGGGTCTCCTTTTGGTGAAGGTGGCGCTTTCACTGCTTCACCAGCTTTGAGTGGCTTCTGTCTCAACACTGGATACATGCTCAGGTGA